Proteins from a genomic interval of Sporolactobacillus sp. Y61:
- a CDS encoding 4-hydroxy-3-methylbut-2-enyl diphosphate reductase, with amino-acid sequence MKVIRVSPRGYCYGVVDALVIARKAAMNKDLPRPIYILGMIVHNQHVTDAFDKEGIITLDARGEKRIDLLKEIDHGTVIFTAHGVSPEVRKTAEQKGLTTIDATCPDVTKTHTLIEKKKEEGYHVIYIGKKGHPEPEGAVGVAPDKVHLVETADDVDRLHLDAEKIIITNQTTMSQWDVQEIMNYIRDKYPQAESCNEICRATQTRQEAVARQAKEADLLIVVGDPRSNNSNRLAQVSREIAHTPAHRIADLSELQRSWLEHVHTVAVTAGASTPTQLTKEVILFLDQYDPDNPETWSTESKASKNRDILPKVKFNHIHRRRRMGKSKSV; translated from the coding sequence ATGAAAGTAATCAGAGTCTCGCCGCGGGGCTACTGTTATGGTGTGGTAGACGCACTTGTTATTGCCAGAAAAGCTGCGATGAATAAGGACTTACCGCGTCCCATATATATATTAGGCATGATTGTTCATAACCAACACGTGACTGATGCGTTTGATAAAGAAGGCATTATCACATTGGACGCGCGCGGGGAAAAGCGTATCGATCTTCTTAAGGAAATTGATCATGGTACCGTCATATTTACAGCGCACGGCGTCTCTCCTGAAGTACGAAAAACAGCAGAACAAAAAGGCTTGACAACAATAGATGCCACTTGTCCGGACGTGACAAAAACACATACGTTGATTGAAAAGAAGAAAGAGGAAGGGTATCATGTCATTTATATTGGCAAAAAGGGACATCCTGAGCCGGAAGGTGCTGTCGGCGTAGCACCCGACAAAGTACATCTTGTGGAAACAGCCGATGATGTCGATCGATTGCATCTTGATGCGGAAAAAATCATCATTACCAATCAGACAACCATGAGCCAGTGGGATGTTCAGGAGATCATGAACTACATCAGGGACAAATATCCTCAGGCTGAATCCTGTAATGAAATTTGTCGTGCGACACAAACCCGTCAGGAGGCCGTTGCCAGGCAGGCGAAAGAAGCTGATCTGCTGATTGTTGTCGGTGATCCGCGTAGCAACAACTCGAACAGGCTTGCTCAGGTATCCCGAGAAATTGCGCATACGCCGGCCCATAGAATTGCTGATCTTTCCGAGCTCCAACGCTCCTGGCTGGAGCATGTACATACAGTAGCAGTCACAGCAGGGGCTTCCACGCCTACTCAGCTGACTAAAGAGGTTATTTTATTTCTTGACCAGTATGATCCTGATAACCCGGAAACCTGGTCTACTGAAAGCAAGGCATCAAAAAACAGGGACATCCTGCCTAAGGTAAAGTTCAACCATATCCACCGCAGGCGCAGGATGGGAAAATCTAAATCCGTCTGA
- a CDS encoding Nif3-like dinuclear metal center hexameric protein: MIQWISGQRLIQRFEEWVPESLAFENDKIGLLIGTLNKDIKKVMVTLDVLENVAQEAADKHVDLIIAHHPVIFHPLKNVRSDAGQGKIVTKCVKHDVAVYAAHTNLDIAEGGVNDMLAKQLGLRRTQILKPTQSEPLYKLTVYVPESHIQTVRKAIGDAGAGAIGRYSHCTFTARGKGTFLPEEGTHPYIGAHGKLAYADEGRIETIVPEHLLKKVISRMLKVHPYEEVAYDVYPLKNEGVTYGLGRIGELEEPAVFGDYCREVKQKLGVDGLRAVGNLKDKVRKIAVCGGDGNSLIPYARYRGADVLISGDIYYHTAHDALLAGLKVIDAGHHIESVMKKGVQHYLQKVIKEEGCDTEVIVSDARTNPFRFF; encoded by the coding sequence ATGATCCAATGGATTTCAGGCCAGCGTCTTATTCAGCGTTTTGAGGAGTGGGTACCTGAATCACTAGCCTTTGAAAATGATAAAATCGGACTTCTGATCGGGACGTTGAACAAAGACATCAAAAAGGTTATGGTGACGCTTGATGTTCTGGAAAATGTCGCGCAGGAAGCTGCCGACAAACATGTGGATTTGATCATTGCCCATCATCCGGTCATTTTTCACCCATTAAAAAATGTGCGATCAGATGCCGGACAAGGGAAAATTGTCACGAAGTGCGTGAAGCATGATGTCGCCGTATATGCGGCACATACCAATCTGGATATCGCTGAGGGCGGGGTAAATGATATGCTGGCGAAGCAGCTTGGCCTCCGCCGGACACAGATTCTTAAACCGACCCAAAGTGAGCCACTCTATAAACTCACGGTGTATGTACCGGAAAGTCATATACAAACGGTTAGAAAGGCTATTGGAGATGCCGGCGCCGGCGCCATTGGCAGGTACAGCCACTGCACGTTCACTGCGAGAGGAAAGGGCACCTTTCTGCCGGAAGAAGGAACGCACCCCTATATTGGTGCCCATGGGAAGCTGGCTTATGCTGATGAAGGTAGAATTGAGACTATTGTGCCTGAACATCTGCTGAAAAAGGTCATCAGCCGAATGCTGAAGGTGCATCCTTATGAAGAAGTGGCTTACGACGTCTATCCCCTGAAAAATGAAGGGGTGACTTATGGACTCGGAAGAATAGGAGAACTTGAGGAACCGGCAGTCTTCGGGGACTACTGCCGTGAAGTGAAACAAAAACTGGGTGTAGACGGGTTGCGCGCCGTCGGAAACTTGAAGGATAAGGTCAGAAAAATTGCGGTATGCGGCGGCGACGGGAACAGTCTGATCCCTTATGCCAGATATCGCGGGGCGGATGTTCTGATCAGCGGTGATATTTATTACCATACCGCACACGATGCCCTGCTGGCCGGTCTGAAAGTCATCGATGCGGGACATCATATTGAATCCGTGATGAAAAAAGGCGTTCAACACTATTTACAAAAAGTGATCAAAGAGGAAGGGTGCGACACGGAAGTGATTGTCTCAGATGCACGAACGAATCCCTTCCGTTTCTTTTGA
- a CDS encoding class I SAM-dependent methyltransferase, with product MKDIHLSERLCAILNFIPDSCVLADIGSDHALLACKAVEDGRTIRAIAGEVRVGPFRRSEEGVRNRGLDEMVCVRLGDGLSVLAPGEADCIVIAGMGGELITDILQRGRDRLNEQTTLILQPNIREPLCRSWLAAHHWAVLDEHIVEEGSHFYEIILAKYAVTGCTELSESECIMGPVLSKKQSPVFIKKWLKREKKLHQILSAIDHSVQKPSPSILMKKRQCVKEMKMIQNCLRRYFKTIKEKQ from the coding sequence ATGAAGGACATCCATTTATCTGAGCGATTGTGTGCTATTTTGAATTTTATCCCCGATAGTTGCGTACTGGCGGATATCGGGTCTGATCATGCGCTTCTTGCCTGCAAAGCAGTTGAGGATGGTCGTACAATTCGGGCAATTGCAGGTGAAGTTCGTGTCGGGCCTTTCAGGCGGTCTGAAGAAGGTGTACGAAACCGGGGACTGGACGAGATGGTGTGTGTACGACTGGGTGACGGACTTTCTGTTCTTGCTCCCGGTGAAGCGGATTGTATTGTCATCGCCGGGATGGGAGGGGAATTAATAACGGATATTCTGCAGAGGGGAAGGGACAGGCTGAACGAACAAACGACTTTAATTCTGCAGCCGAATATCCGGGAGCCGTTATGTCGTTCGTGGCTGGCCGCTCATCACTGGGCCGTCCTCGATGAGCATATTGTTGAAGAAGGGTCACATTTCTATGAAATCATTCTCGCGAAATACGCCGTGACCGGATGTACAGAATTAAGTGAATCCGAATGTATCATGGGTCCGGTTTTATCAAAGAAACAATCGCCTGTTTTTATAAAAAAATGGCTGAAGAGAGAAAAGAAACTGCATCAGATTCTAAGTGCAATAGATCATTCCGTTCAGAAGCCGTCGCCATCCATTCTAATGAAAAAAAGGCAGTGTGTTAAAGAAATGAAGATGATTCAGAACTGCCTGCGAAGGTATTTTAAAACGATAAAGGAGAAACAGTAG